A genomic segment from bacterium encodes:
- a CDS encoding M23 family metallopeptidase, translated as TPAIEPVRGILTSGFGRRRDPVTGRPAAHQGIDIATAPGRTVQAPAEGIVVEAGRVGGLGNAVYISHGYGVTTRYGHLSRIDVRPGQRVGRGDSIGRVGNSGKSTGYHLHYEVRIDGKAVNPIAYMLDRAS; from the coding sequence ACTCCGGCGATCGAGCCGGTCAGGGGCATCTTGACCAGCGGCTTCGGTCGCCGGCGCGATCCGGTGACCGGTCGTCCGGCGGCGCACCAAGGCATCGATATCGCGACCGCCCCCGGCCGCACGGTGCAAGCCCCGGCGGAAGGAATCGTCGTCGAGGCCGGAAGAGTCGGTGGCCTGGGCAACGCGGTCTACATTTCTCACGGATACGGCGTCACGACTCGCTACGGGCACCTTTCGAGGATCGATGTCAGACCGGGCCAGAGGGTGGGTCGCGGCGACTCGATCGGCCGCGTGGGCAACAGCGGCAAGTCGACCGGGTACCACCTTCACTACGAAGTCCGCATCGACGGCAAAGCGGTGAACCCCATCGCCTACATGCTCGACCGCGCCTCGTAG